From Tachysurus fulvidraco isolate hzauxx_2018 chromosome 10, HZAU_PFXX_2.0, whole genome shotgun sequence, one genomic window encodes:
- the th gene encoding tyrosine 3-monooxygenase, with amino-acid sequence MPNSTSSTSSTKSMRRAGSELERSDSITSQPRFVGRRQSLIEDARKEREAAEAAAAAEAAEANEHIVFQEDDGKALLNLFFTLRASKSPLLSRILKVFETFEAKMHHFETRMSRNPKDGPQDLDYFVRCEVNLSDVNTLVSSLRRVADDVRTTKEMKFHWFPKKIAELDKCHHLVTKFDPDLDQDHPGFTDPVYRKRRKQIGDIAFKYKQGETIPRVEYTQEEIETWREVYTTLRDLYTTHACNEYLEAFRLLEKHCGYSPNSIPQLEDISCFLKERTGFQLRPVAGLLSARDFLASLAFRVFQCTQYIRHASSPMHSPEPDCVHELLGHVPMLADKSFAQFSQNIGLASLGASEDDIEKLSTLYWFTVEFGLCKQGDTLKAYGAGLLSSYGELVHALSDETEKREFDPDTVAVQPYQDQNYQSVYFVSGSFSDAKEKLRMYSMGIKRPFSVRFDPYTNSIEVLDNPLKIRGGLELVKDDLKVLTDALNVLA; translated from the exons ATGCCAAATTCAACCAGTTCCACTTCGTCCACTAAAAGCATGAGAAGAGCCGGATCTGAACTGGAGCGTTCCGACTCCATCACG tCTCAGCCTCGCTTCGTGGGACGCAGGCAGAGTCTGATCGAGGACGcgcggaaagagagagaagcggCGGAAGCGGCAGCGGCGGCTGAAGCGGCGGAGGCCAACGAGCACATCGTGTTTCAGGAGGACGACGGAAAAGCACTGCTAAACCTTTTCTTCACCCTGAGAGCCTCCAAAAGCCCGCTCCTCTCTCGCATTCTCAAGGTCTTTGAG ACCTTTGAAGCCAAGATGCACCATTTTGAGACCAGAATGAGCCGTAATCCTAAAGATGGACCACAGGACTTGGATTATTTTGTGCGCTGTGAAGTTAATCTATCGGATGTAAATACCCTTGTCAGTTCATTGAGAAGGGTTGCAGATGATGTCAGAACCACTAAAGAGatgaaat TTCACTGGTTTCCAAAGAAAATTGCAGAACTGGATAAGTGCCATCACCTGGTGACCAAATTTGATCCAGATTTGGATCAGGATCATCCA GGATTCACAGACCCTGTGTACAGAAAACGACGAAAACAGATTGGGGATATTGCTTTCAAATATAAGCA AGGGGAAACAATCCCTAGGGTGGAGTACACACAAGAAGAAATTGAAACCTG GCGAGAGGTCTACACTACCCTCAGAGATCTGTACACCACCCATGCGTGTAATGAGTATTTAGAGGCTTTTAGGCTTCTGGAGAAACACTGTGGCTATAGCCCTAATAGCATCCCTCAACTGGAGGATATCTCTTGTTTTTTGAAAG AGCGTACAGGGTTCCAGCTGAGGCCTGTGGCAGGTTTGCTGTCAGCACGAGACTTTCTGGCCAGTCTGGCATTCCGTGTGTTCCAGTGTACACAGTATATTCGCCATGCCTCTTCCCCCATGCACTCCCCTGAACC GGACTGTGTGCATGAACTTCTGGGCCATGTTCCTATGCTGGCTGATAAATCATTTGCACAGTTTTCCCAG AACATTGGACTTGCCTCTCTTGGTGCATCAGAGGATGACATTGAGAAACTGTCAACA CTTTACTGGTTCACAGTGGAGTTTGGATTGTGTAAGCAGGGAGACACACTGAAAGCTTATGGAGCAGGCCTTCTTTCATCCTACGGTGAGCTAGTA CATGCACTCTCAGATGAGACGGAGAAACGAGAGTTTGACCCAGACACTGTAGCCGTGCAGCCATACCAAGATCAGAACTACCAGTCTGTCTATTTTGTGTCTGGGAGCTTTTCTGATGCTAAAGAAAAActgag AATGTATTCGATGGGGATCAAGAGGCCATTTTCAGTGAGGTTTGACCCATACACAAACAGTATAGAAGTTCTTGACAACCCACTGAAGATCAGAGGAGGACTGGAGTTGGTGAAGGATGATCTGAAGGTCCTTACGGACGCCTTGAATGTATTGGCTTGA